AAAGAAAGTGTGGAACAGTTGATATGGTTCTCTAtaaattctctttttttgtaaggaactgtttatttaacatttatggaaggagtctccagtgtcagtgctttgtaacagtcagacgtaaagTTTTCCGACAGATAAGATGACACGTTGTGTTTTCTTACTAACATGACAAGCCgcgctttttttgttttttgtttttgttaacatCAGAAAGAAGCGAGGCCggtgatggaacgactgtttatagctgctataacgtaagtgaaaacaggaactgactagttttgtggacgttccaaaacattaaacgtaactataaacctataaacagaaaaaaagtatgacattcaTTAATAACTAACAATTACTAATAACTGggtaattgctgtggtataagaggaataaaacacatggggacgtgctgttataggaaaataatcaacgtcggggtggtgacagtaactccgcttcatcacaccaccccgtcacgtgctattttactataacacacacacacacacacacacacacacacagtgtttattgcaCATGCTTACAAACAACCACAACCACTGCATGATGTAGCTACACACAGACTGAGATTATAACATGGCGGATAGAGGCTCATGACATCTGAATATGGATATTCAGAAatcatatctatctatctatatactgtatgtatgtatatatatatatatatatatatatatatatacatatacatatataaaatcgACCAAATAATTTATAGATATATCAAACGTAGCCTTGAGCACACAGGAATACACTCTTTCACTATCAAGAGCATCAATATGATGATCTGTAGTAATAAAAAGTCATACATACAGAATGTTTTAACATCAGCACCATTTCTGGAATTGTAAGTCAGATAAAGTCTCCTGCTGCTGTACAAAACTTaccatgtatatgtatatatatatatatataaatatatatatatatatatatatatatatatatatatatatatatatatatacacacacacacacatcaatgtgTATGTTTGCTGTACTATGGCAGCTCACTTAAACCAGTACATGAAGTTGGAGTTGACTGACGGGAAGCACATGTTGTTCCTACACGATCCTCCGTAGCTCGGGGGACACGCTGAACACGGCACGCCCACTTTGTAGGGCGCCTCACCTATCCAGTTCCCCctgcaaaaaagaaaactataaactaaaatgaaatatagaaaataatccgCACAAAGTTTGGTGTCACTCACACCAACATCAGCATTAGAATCACATACAGTAGAGGGCGTGGCCTAAGATCTGGAGGCGGAGTTTTAATACAGACTTCTTCTGCTATTTTATGTACAAAATGGCGTTACTAAGATGTATTTCGAGCTGAGTGATGGTGATAAACTGCTGGCTTCCTTTACGTGTCTAGACTGAGGGACTATATTTGGGCTGAAGGGGACACAATGTGCGTtttggtttttaatttaaaaattttaatatacCATCTGCTTTATAACTCATCAATATCTAATTATTTATatcttaattaataatatcaaaTATCTTTGCTCTCTTGAGTCTGATGTAGGAGCTGGTTAGTAATGGAGACACCAGATGGCGTTATTGGGTGAGTTTTAGACCAGACAGCACTCACTTGGGGGAATAATCACAGACCAGGTAGGTTGCTTGTCTCCACACGGATCCCCACACCACCATGTTGTAACACACCTGAATTGCACAGCCCACTCGGTTTGTTGTCCCCCAAACCATCTGTGTAAAACACGGGGAGGTTCTTCTTAAATAAACCTGGTACAGGTCTACAGTCAGCTTTAACAAGCATAAGAGCTCAGGACGAGGGTATTAATATGGACGTAAGTTAGTATAATAGTGCGCAAGTATGTAAGTAAGATAatatgtgagtatgtgagtatgCTAGTATGCAAGTATAATGGAAATTAATAGGCTTGTATACGAGTATGCTAGTTTGTACACTTGATAATATGTGTGCATGTTATGTTTGAATGTTAGTATGCAAGTATACTAGTAATCTAGTATGCAAGTATGCTAATTTGAAAGTATGATAGTATGTGAGTATGTTATGTTTCAATGTTAGTATGCAAGTATACTAGTAATCTAGTACGTAAGTATgctagtttgtaattatttttttatgtgaatatGTTATGTTTCAATGTTAGCATGCAAGTATATTAGTATCCTAGTATGCAAGCATGCTAGTTTATAAGTATGATAGTATGCGAGCACACTATGCTAGTATCCTAGTCTGCAAGTATAATAGTATTAAAGCATATAGTGATAGTATGATAGTATGTGATTACACTAGTACTCTAGTATACTAGTTTATAAGTATGATAGTATGTTTGTAACCTAGTATGCTAGGTTTTATTATATGAGTATGCTATGCTAGTATTCTAGTATGCAAGCATAACGTTATTAAAGTAAGCTAGTATGCAAGTATACTAAGTATGACACTATGTGAGTATGCTAGTATGTGACAACACTCCATTTTCAGACCTTCGCTAACACTTCGTGggcattttatccatttactcatttttttaatcagaaaccACAgctttctaacacacacacacacactcacacttacctGTGTGTAATTCGTTCCACTCacctgtgtgtaatgtgtgcacATGGGTCCATAACAGCGCATGGGGCACGTGGGGTTGCAGTGGTGTGGGTACGGGAACACGTAATCCTTCACCTCATCGTACCAGGGCTTCACCATCTGCAGTACTGACCGGTAACTGAcgacaaataataataataataataatcatcatttttTCTTGAGGTGACCTGGAGCAGGAGGACTTAACGTCACTAAGACTCACCTGCCCGTGCGGACGGAGAGATTTTGGCCGAGGTACCGGAGCAGGTATGGAGGTCCATGATCCCAGATACAGGTGGCAGCCCAGGACTCAGCTGAACGCGCCAGAGATTCATCCCACACCTGatcatacacaacacacacctgatcatacacaacacacacctgatcgtacacaacacacacctgatcatacacaacaacacacctgatcatacacaacaacacactTGATcgtacacaacacacacctggtCATACATAATACACACCTGGTCATACATAATACACACCTGgtcatacacaacacacacctgatcatacacaacaacacaccTGATcgtacacaacacacacctgatcatacacaacaacacacctgatcatacacaacaacacactTGATcgtacacaacacacacctggtCATACATAATACACACCTGgtcatacacaacacacacctgatcatacacaacaacacaccTGATcgtacacaacacacacctgatcaTACACAACACGCAGCGCACACCTGAtcatacacaacaacacacctggtcatatacaacacacacctggtcatacacaacacacacctgatcatacacaacacacacctggtcatacacaaaacacacctggtcatgcacaacacacacctggtcatacacaacacacacctggtcatacacaatatacacctggtcatacacaacacacacctggtCATACATAATACACACCTGATcgtacacaacacacacctggtCATACATAATACACACCTGgtcatacacaacacacacctgatcatacacaacaacacaccTGATcgtacacaacacacacctgatcaTACACAACACGCAGCGCACACCTGAtcatacacaacaacacacctggtcatatacaacacacacctggtcatacacaacacacacctgatcatacacaacacacacctggtcatacacaaaacacacctggtcatgcacaacacacacctggtcatacacaacacacacctggtcatacacaatatacacctggtcatacacaacacacacctggtCATACATAATACACACCTGgtcatacacaacacacacctggtcatgcacaacacacacctggtcatacacaacacacacctggtcataaacaacacacacctggtcacacacaacacacagtttatttattatcagaAGTATCTGCACCTTAGCGAGGCATTAACCattacacagaaacacagaaacaacatgaCTGTGTAAAATTTTTCCTCTCTGATCTTCTCTCAGAAGCAACTGTTCATCAGTTCTCCATCTTCCTGAAATACACACCCTCACAAACAATACTGTTCCTTTTCGTAGCCTGTTGATACGTTCTCTAAGACTAGCATCTCTGTGCTCTGAGGTACATGGAGACGTAGCTATCCTCACTCTTCATAATGTTTAGCTAACAGAGAACTTTACAGACCACAGAACATACCAGGAAAATATAACACAACACTAATCTGAGCCAGAAAGCAAATCTTCTTATCTAATCCAGAGCTCAGGCACATAGTTTCTGCCATGTTCATTCACAAATGCTATTTCCCTTTAAAAGCAACCCATATCTAACTGAATTTTACattcattccagatttagaaGCGtcctttaaaaatatgtttggcCTTTTAAGGACATCTTTActacagtccaaaaaaaaatcaatgcttAATGCAATGCTTAATGTTGCCCACTAGAGGGAGCAGCCAACAAAATGGCGGCCGGCCAGACCTACATCAGTTATAGTTCGCTTATTTCAGTATTGTGGGACggataaatcatttttaaaagtccAAAATTtgtgagcttttttttctttacacttcCTAAATTTAAATAGTTTACTTTTCAGTAAATAAGTAAGATACTTTTACTCTATGATACTGATATTCAATAACTTATCATTCAAGTCAGTCATAAGGAAAACCAACACCCGTGCATTAACCAATCATACCCGTCCTTTCAATTTCGCGCCATAAATGATCCAATCATATCTATAGTCAGAGTTCACGCCATAGCAACCGTTACCATGGCGACCACAGGCAGCCGATTGAGGCTAGCAAATTACAACGTGagtgtataaaatacaaaactacatattttaactgtataaaataatttatactcCGACTTTTCTCAGTAAATACTTTCTTATAGTCActattatatataattctaaaagtaagtgtttgttttctaataatttatataaagtcATTCAATAGTCGACAACAAAAATGGCGTCCAGTTCAGCAATCATCTCACTTCATCGTCCTTACTGTCCGAATAATGCGCTACGAATAAtagtttttaatagttttaatagtttttttagACTTCCTCAAGTAAAACAGTTAACTTTTGTTGTATCGCTGATCATTAAATCAGATTTATAACTATGCAGTCATATCAAAACCCAACAGCCATGCGTTATCCAATCACATCCCTGTTTTGGATTTGGCGCCAGAAATGAGCCAATCATATCTGTACACTGAGCTCACGCCTCAGCAACCGTTACCATGGCGACCATAGGCAGCTGGTTTAGGCTAGCAGattacaaaatataacaacaacaaaaaatatatatatatattattttaactgtataattattaataagtaGAGtttaagaaattttaaaaaataaagtttattttggGGTCCTGATAAACCTGATAAAGAGGAGAACGctaatatttctgtttctatAGATGCAATTGTTTATAATCACACATCAgtcattgattgattgattgattgattgattgattgattattcAAATTAGTAACACAAGCAAACTAACAGGAATGAGTTTTATccctgcaggaaaaaaaacaatagaaaccatcacagaaattctaatggtttccactaggaataccattacaaaccatcagctaaccattaaaaccattaccattactagtccttaatggtatccactagatgtaacatgccaccaatagaaggcaacaaattaccagtagagaccgacagggaccattacagcttccattcaaaccaatacaattcccattataaccattaaaaccattacaaaaattctatgagggtttctatttgttttttttcagcagggatggATTTTGGATCACTCACCATGTACTCCATGTTGGCTGCTGGAGGAAACACTCGAGCTCGCACCTGATTGTGATAATCAACGATGGCCAACATATCGCTCTGAGAAATATATCTCTTCCTCCTCGATTTTATCGCTGACACCGACACCTGATCTTCCACGTTCTCTGCAATGGTCATGTTCACGCCTGTCGGTAAATCGGTCTCGTTTTTCACCGTCCGTGCTCCCACATGGCAGGCGATGAATAAGAGAATCAGGTCGATGAGAAAGTTCCTCATGTTCTCTGGTTAATCTCCTGAAATGACACCGACAACATTAGACACAAGGGATCTGCACACTGAggcttaaataaatataatgttggAGCTCAGAACCCAAACAGTGAATGCAATGAATTAAAAGGTAGTAAATTATAACTAAATGCAAAGCCGGAGCAACATTAAACAGTGCTCTTACCCTTTAAATAGCTTAAAACCTGTGAGCAGCTGTAACTGATGACTCTGTCTGCTTTCTCCTGCACttttcacactgcaaaaaaccTCCCACTGCTCTTTCAGCCCATTCCTGTTTATATAGTCGGGAAGCTGGCCTTAGGTGCACTCTATGTCCCTCCCTACTACCTGAATCAAGTGCACTTCAACCAACCATCCCTATTTAGAGACCATAAAGACCACCACCTAAAAGTAGTGATCCAAAATCTTATAGCATACAAAAATACTTTAGGAGGGTAAATGTtgcaaaaaaacaccaaaaaaacatgctacCAGATTACATCCAGTTTTGTCAACTTTTATTTTAgaggaaagtagctaatgcatgctcGAAAAGTTGCCAGATGTTTGACAGAAATgggctaatttgcataataatttaatcatcatgatcatttgcgtatcaaaacatgttacatgaagaaggaagatttctGGAAGAAATGTaatagaataaaacacaatgaagtTTTATcacaatagaaaataatagattataacATATGTTTAATAGAAAGAAGTATGTACAaacaatttgtaaaaatgtaaagactTTTactctgataaataaaaattaaaacacttcatgatgtgctgttgtaggaaagtttcctataacagcatgggtcccagagtgttttattccacttataccacagcaatttatcagcaagtaattttttaaatcaacactgGCCTTCCAATCTGCCAGCAGAATAGAAATCCacttatcagacattttcaatcagtataaacaaatgaattatcgCTGCAattctgttataagattagtcaggacactgttgggtttctgtgtgtagagtatcatgagTCAGGGGcgagagagaaaggggagaaGTGTGAGCCCTCTGCTGGGCAaataattcacacctctccacaataacactggtacagagataaaacagacagcacaactaaagcttttttgacagtaaaacactgtatacaactgccacaataaaattataacatttaaacttaGTAggcaaggtaaaaaaaaaaaaacagaaaaaaagaagaaaaactgcaaattcttaaaggcCTGTGTGTCTATTTTCATATGTGCCATTAGCCACTATTGTGGAGTGTgatatcacaaataaattcaatgctgaacacggGCACGTCCAAAAAGATTGTAAATTCCTCTTTTTGTCCTCTGGTAAAAACATTTTAtccaaaaatgacagaaaaaatgcagcttgtcatgttactgtgaaaccACAAAACGTAAACGCCTCTGTCCTGGAGACTTTCCCGTGTCAAATCATTAACataaaatttacagctttacttctgactgttacaaactgctgacactggagactccttccataaatgttaaataaacgtctccttacagaagacttcaccatatcaacactgtgaatgagctgttactatagaaacgataatgtttTAGAACGAGAGCGTTAATAtaataaacctatgatttgcagctgcgctactctcagagctgctgttatagaaatttaatcaacacatgacgaccaatcacaatccagaattcaacagcgctgttaTATAACCGACTGTGTTAAGGCAGCTTTCGGAGTAAATGGATTGCAACACTGGACACTATTCAATCCCATAATTCCAGTCCGTGTAAGAAGGGAAGCCGGTGGGTGAAACTGTATTTAAGATGCGTAAAATCATACACCATTCTACAAATATTATTGAAAGAGTCCTGTTTCTCTCagttttcagtgtgtttctctgagGTTTGGTTTTTCAGGACACACTCGATATCCTGGTGCACTTGTTCTGTGTTTTGGATCTAAAGTGCTTTTCTTGTGGTGCAGAAGTGGAGTACTAAAGTGTTTGTGTTGGCAGATGAAGCCTGGCAGAGACAGCGATGTGACGCAGGTCTGTATGACCTCGCTGCACTCCATACGCCACTGCACACTCCTCCCTTCTCTGCTTTTCTCCTGAACTCTGGAAaacccagatttttttttttaattaatcatacTGATACGCAAGTCTCTGAATCACTGGCCTAAAACTCACTGCTCAGGTCCTGGACCAGGTTTAATCCAGATTTCGCTTCACACTATAGACTAGCTGGGGGTGTGAGCATATATTAGTATGAGTGTGATAATGTGAAATACTCAATGACCGGATGGTGtaatgaagctgagttactgaattaatttcctataacagcatggtgtTAAAGgtaatgattaattttctataacagcagctctgacagtagtgcagctgcaaatcacaggtttatagtgtattattctaatacgttatcgtttctatagtaacagctcgttcacactAACGGCAGTCGCtacacataaatggattaaaacgtgtgtaattgttgacatggtgatgttttctgtaaggagaaatgtgtttatttagcatttatggaaggagtctccggtgtcagcactttctaacagtcagagataaagctttttggtttctcggtaacatgacaagctgcattttttttgccgtataaatgtatatagcgtaagtgagaacaggaagtgacttgtttcatggatgttccacaacataaatgtgactataaacggattaaaaagtaaacacatGGGAACTTggtattataggaaaataatcaacgttatcatttatatagtaACACTCGTTCgcggcagacgctccactacTAATATACGGATTAAAAACgttgtgtaatcattgatatggtgaagtttttttgtaaggagattttatttaacattaatggaaggagtctccagtgtcagtgctttgtaacggtcagaggtaaagctgtaactttaagttttccgacgtcttcaggacagaggagtttacgcttctttgtggtttctcggcaACGTAATaatctgcagttttttttttgagagagagaataaagggctagtgagggaacgactgtttatagctgctataacgtaagtgacaacaggaactaacttttcttgtggatgttccacaacattagatgtaactgtaaatggattaaaaagtaaacatgtgctggaaaataatcaactaaaaTGGCTGTTAGCACGTGCCAAAGCTGTTCTTAAATTCTATAACTGATGCTAATATGGAAGAAATCTGATGTTAAATGCTAACTGGGAACACCACTCCATATGTTGTTAAACTTGGCACGTAAGAACACGCTAATCGTATACCAAAAGCGTATCATCGTTAGCGGTGTTATCCGTTTGAGCTGTTCAGTATTTGAGTGTTTCTGGGAATaacctgaaataaaatataatctcaGTCCCAATATAATCTGATTTATATCCCATGAGGAGTGTCCAccatttcatttcttctttgcGCAGGATTATGACACGGAGCGTTTGATTgatttttaacagaaatgtgttgAACTGAATCACCGCCAGGTTAGGATAGCGAGATAAAGATATTCGTCAGCACAAAATAAACTGAACACAGACTTCTGATGAAACGTGCTTGTTGGATTGTGTTCCTGTGTTCAGATCCATCACTGCAATGCTCatttataaagtgtgtgtgtgagagagagagagagagagagagagaggacgaaTATGCAACAAAACGTCTGTTTTCTGGTTCTGTGTTTTACTTTACGAAATATTGTATAACAAGTAGGACGAGGGTGAAAGTGATATGGGCGGAAAATCCTGAGTTTCATCTCTCGTTTCTGTgggtttaaaatataaacagcgCCCAAGCGAAGGACAAACCTGTAATCACGCAGCACTTCGCTGCGAGTCAGTGGCTTCTACTTATAGCTAATGTGTTTATATCCtcgaaaatagaaaataaacgcAGCGGCCTTTTaatctgtgagtgtgtggataTTAAAAGAAGCTGTTGAGACTTTGCTTTTCAGTCGCGGTGCTGCTCAGAGAGTCGAcatcacacacacgtttatcTCGTAATAATCCTCTGAGTGGCACCTCGGAGTTTCTGGTGACATTTACTGAAAAATTCATGCCAAAAAGCTCTCACGGTCCACGTGCAGCAGAACAATAGCTTTTCACATCTCATCCTGGGTTTCATTACggcatttaacacacacatacacacacacacacaccacacactcgtCCGCTTTGTTGAAATTGACGTGTATAAGAAATCTTTCAACATCTGCAGCAAAAGCAACGCATTTGAACTgactttttgcattttgtttccTTTGAGCTTAGATCaactagctagcatgctaattagcTTGCTTTCTGATTAGCTGTTAGCCCTAATCTACTACAACAATAAATTTTAATGACAAGAAATTACTACAAATGTCTGTAGGACATTTACTCCCATTACAAACACCAggatatataaatattcatgaatatgcaaatttagaAATGTCCGCCTACCATCTCTAACACCCTTATATCATTAAAgttagctaactgctagtaaactagctcacaGTAATGATTAGACTAGCGCGGGATTTTCAATATCGTTGTCTTGATTTACATCCTTGATTTAAACCTGTCATCGTTACCGTGACAACCACCATGTGTTCGTCACTAACGTTATATGGTTAGCCATCAAGGTTGAATACTAAACACGACGTTAGCAAACCAATAGTAAATGCTAAACCTAATAGTAGCATGTGCTAAAATTGATGTTAGCATATACCGAAAATGGGTTAACTGCTAAATAAACGCATTAATAAACAGAGATGTTTCTCaaactttaaataataacaataataataatgatgatgtagCTCTTCTGCCGCAGTTCGggttttattaaacatatttattttcctcCGAGAGATTTGAATCTCtggtgttttgttgtgtttagtTTCACCAAAAAAGTTATTTGTGTTTCACAAAAGTGGTGATATATTTACGGTAATAAAACATGAGTCAGTTAGCTCGTTGAGCAGATGCTCACAGCAGGAACAGATGTTTGGCTCAATATACTGGCAcatgttaatacacacacacacacacacacacacacgctaactgACTTAGCGAATGTGCGCTTCACTGAGCGTTCTCTCGTCTCGCCCTCGTCTACAGCCAACACAAACCTGCTCAATAAATCAGACGTGTTATTATATAACGTCTTAAACGCAAACACCTTTACTGTACAGAGTCGGGTGGAAATAACGTTCTGCAAATCACTTTCTTAAGTTCTACTTTAgattaaataaagttaataaagacAAGATCAGTGGTTATGTTACACAAAATCTGCATAATCTCTACAATTGGTGTTAGCATGTGCTAAAAATGATGTCATAAGAGCTATAACTGTCATTAAATGCTAAAAACCGTTGTTAGCATGCCAATATGAAAATGCTAAATCCAAAGTTAGCATATGTTAAAACCGACGTGACGTTAGCATTTGCTAAAAGCTAGATTAAATGCTATAAGTTAAAAGTAATAGcataaaatttgaataaaactactgcaaacattaaatgttagcATATTAGTTTAACTGATACTAAATGCTATAACTTGTAGTAACttaaaaataagattaaattCTCAAAGGAATGTTAAAACTGAGGTGAAATTAGCATTTGGTTAAACTCATTAAATATGTGTAATAgcataaaaaattacattagaTGCTAAAATGAGTGAAAACTGAGGTGAATTGatcaaattaatattataatgtgCTATAACTTTGGAATAAATGCTAAAACGACGCATACGTAATAGCATAGAAATCACGTTAAAGGCTAAAAACCAGTGTTAGCCTTTAAGTGAAATTGAAGTGAAATTAGCATAAGCTAAAACAcagattattatatatttacaggTAATAGCATGGAActgattttaaatgataaatttcattttcataacaATCTAATTAACATTAGATGAAAGAAACATTtgattaggatttttttttgtaataattattatataattcattatttatttccttgCAAGGATTTGAATATAAATGAGCGTACAGTTGAGCGCTCAGTTGCTCTGGCGTGAGTTTAGCGCAACCCtaggtttcatttttcatcatccTCATGGCTGGCTTGAGCGAAGTGGTGTGTTTGCAGGATTTGGCGAGCAGACTCGAGATTCAGGCCAAAGCTGATGAGAATTGTTGTTTCACATTTGGGCCTCgtctcatttctctttttgcgcTACGGAGGCCAGGAGATGACTCATAAAGCCATGACGCTAATCACCGTAATCAAAACGGTTTGACAAATACAGTACAGAATTATTCCGTTACTCAGTGCAATTCTGACTAAAGGTTTGTGATCGTTTGCAAAACAGAGTAAGTCATCTTTAAATAAACTCTGTTGTAACACTGTAAGAGCTAATGTTAACTCCTTAGGAGTCGAGTTCAGTGGAAAATAATTCGAAGAAATTCAGTCGg
The genomic region above belongs to Pangasianodon hypophthalmus isolate fPanHyp1 chromosome 21, fPanHyp1.pri, whole genome shotgun sequence and contains:
- the pi15b gene encoding peptidase inhibitor 15, with the protein product MRNFLIDLILLFIACHVGARTVKNETDLPTGVNMTIAENVEDQVSVSAIKSRRKRYISQSDMLAIVDYHNQVRARVFPPAANMEYMVWDESLARSAESWAATCIWDHGPPYLLRYLGQNLSVRTGSYRSVLQMVKPWYDEVKDYVFPYPHHCNPTCPMRCYGPMCTHYTQMVWGTTNRVGCAIQVCYNMVVWGSVWRQATYLVCDYSPKGNWIGEAPYKVGVPCSACPPSYGGSCRNNMCFPSVNSNFMYWFK